One window of Halopseudomonas maritima genomic DNA carries:
- a CDS encoding AraC family transcriptional regulator: MSDINTCQPRLDLPMCRQLADLAGERAPLEGINDTAIPGLQVYRADHPTSFNSAVYEPALCVIAQGSKTVQLGDKEIIYGPLSYMISAVELPVVGCVVDATPSQPYLAVKLSLDQQEVADLILELGDALPPLDQQRECPAASCGLCVAPLDSNILQAMTRLVSLLSSPTDCRILAPLVRRELIYRALVGEMGWRLRDFAATDTQAHRISKVIAVLKDRFAEPLRVRELAEDVNMSESSLFHSFKQVTRMSPVQFQKKLRLHEARRLMLTEGLEAATASYRVGYESPSHFSREYRRMFGAPPRADVSKLRGEQGMATAL, encoded by the coding sequence ATGAGCGATATAAACACCTGTCAGCCGCGGCTTGATCTGCCCATGTGCCGCCAATTGGCCGACCTGGCTGGTGAGCGTGCGCCGCTTGAAGGCATCAATGACACGGCCATTCCCGGCCTGCAGGTGTATCGAGCCGACCACCCCACCAGCTTCAACTCGGCCGTCTACGAGCCCGCGCTGTGCGTCATAGCCCAGGGCAGCAAAACCGTGCAACTCGGCGACAAGGAGATTATCTACGGCCCGTTGAGCTACATGATCTCGGCGGTCGAACTGCCGGTGGTGGGCTGCGTAGTGGACGCCACCCCAAGCCAGCCCTATCTGGCCGTCAAGCTGTCGCTCGACCAGCAGGAAGTGGCCGACCTGATTCTGGAGCTGGGCGACGCCCTGCCACCGCTGGATCAGCAGCGCGAATGCCCTGCCGCCTCCTGCGGCCTGTGCGTGGCGCCACTGGACAGCAATATTCTGCAAGCCATGACCCGGCTGGTCTCGCTGCTATCCTCCCCTACCGACTGCCGCATTCTGGCCCCTCTGGTGCGGCGCGAGCTGATTTATCGGGCATTGGTCGGCGAAATGGGCTGGCGCCTGCGCGACTTTGCCGCCACCGACACCCAGGCTCACCGCATTTCCAAGGTGATCGCAGTTCTCAAGGACCGTTTTGCCGAACCGCTGCGGGTACGCGAGCTGGCCGAAGACGTGAACATGAGCGAATCCAGCCTGTTCCACAGCTTCAAGCAGGTTACGCGCATGTCGCCGGTACAGTTTCAGAAGAAGTTGCGCCTGCACGAAGCCCGACGACTAATGCTGACCGAAGGACTGGAGGCCGCCACCGCCAGCTACCGCGTCGGCTACGAAAGCCCATCGCACTTTAGCCGCGAGTATCGCCGCATGTTCGG
- a CDS encoding efflux RND transporter periplasmic adaptor subunit, translating to MNTPALNAFTRVSAASMLLLLLAGCEASGDQVAHQAMPAPEVDVAVAQPRDVTLWDSFTGRLAAPETVALRPRVSGYIDQVAFEEGELVQQGEVLFVIDQRPYQARLQMARADVARARSQVTLAAREARRAEQLWERRAISREEMEQRSAAHSMAQAALASAAAAQDNAELDLAYTEVKAPVSGRMGRAEITRGNLATADATLLATLVSVDPLYVYFESDQQTVEANPHAEAVAVPVRLGLGSGDDFPFSGELDFVDNQFNPGTGTLQYRAVIANPQGRFRPGQFARVQMPVAAASKAILIDQKAVLTDQDRRYVYVLDERDRATRRFVETGRRVDGLLVISGGLQAGDRVVVNGLQKILYPGIEVAPQLVAMDRSQPVSTEVALQTAF from the coding sequence ATGAACACGCCTGCTTTGAATGCCTTTACGCGGGTCAGCGCCGCGTCGATGCTTTTGCTGCTGCTGGCCGGCTGCGAGGCCAGCGGCGATCAGGTCGCCCATCAGGCTATGCCAGCGCCGGAAGTGGATGTTGCCGTGGCCCAGCCGCGTGATGTGACACTCTGGGACAGCTTTACCGGCCGCCTGGCGGCCCCGGAAACCGTGGCGCTGCGTCCGCGAGTCAGCGGTTACATCGATCAGGTGGCCTTTGAGGAGGGTGAGCTGGTGCAGCAAGGCGAGGTGCTTTTTGTTATCGATCAGCGTCCTTATCAGGCGCGGTTGCAAATGGCCCGCGCCGATGTGGCCCGGGCCCGCAGCCAGGTGACGCTGGCCGCACGTGAAGCGCGGCGCGCCGAGCAGTTGTGGGAGCGTCGCGCTATTTCTCGCGAGGAGATGGAGCAGCGCAGCGCCGCGCACAGCATGGCGCAGGCCGCGCTGGCCTCGGCTGCAGCCGCGCAGGATAACGCCGAGCTGGATCTGGCCTATACCGAGGTCAAGGCGCCGGTGTCCGGCCGCATGGGCCGTGCGGAGATTACCAGGGGCAACCTGGCGACAGCCGACGCCACACTGCTGGCGACACTGGTCTCGGTCGACCCGTTGTACGTGTACTTCGAGAGCGATCAGCAAACCGTCGAGGCCAACCCGCATGCTGAGGCGGTAGCGGTGCCGGTGCGCCTGGGCCTGGGCAGCGGCGATGACTTTCCGTTCAGCGGTGAGCTGGACTTTGTCGACAACCAGTTCAACCCGGGCACCGGCACCCTGCAGTATCGGGCGGTGATTGCCAATCCGCAGGGCCGGTTCCGCCCCGGCCAGTTTGCCCGGGTGCAGATGCCGGTGGCGGCGGCCAGCAAGGCAATCCTGATTGACCAGAAAGCCGTGCTGACCGATCAGGATCGTCGCTATGTCTATGTGCTCGATGAGCGGGATCGTGCGACTCGGCGCTTTGTCGAGACGGGCCGCCGGGTGGACGGCCTGCTGGTGATCAGCGGCGGGCTGCAGGCGGGCGACCGGGTGGTGGTCAATGGCCTGCAGAAAATTCTCTATCCGGGTATCGAAGTCGCGCCCCAGCTGGTGGCGATGGACCGCAGCCAGCCGGTCAGTACCGAGGTCGCGCTGCAGACCGCGTTCTGA
- a CDS encoding efflux transporter outer membrane subunit: MYKLLPLALSVMLTACAVGPDYQAPAPVPLDGYSQARALATDQQAAEVRFWSGFEDPQLASLIDHALADNLDLRTLLARYQGAEALLRGARRDRWPSVTLAGSAAEQHLAEVQRSDPARERVEQYNLGAVASWELDFYGRLQRAVEAGEADLQASAADLAAMQVAVAGQLASSYFALRGQQQLLAVAEENVELQQASLDIVSARVDAGSATEFDRVRAQAELDALRALVPQRQAAVQLSLHRLAVLTGQPPAALNEPLSAPRPLPAISARIAVGTPADVLRRRPDIQAAERHLAAATARIGVATADLFPRFTLGALLGSVVGRDGDLFTAGAESRSVTLGIDWTFLDVEGVRARIAAADATGAERLAQYQQAVLLALEETENGLVRYRHAQERSRWLQASSEAAQAAVDQARLRYEQGYIDYFEVLDAEQQLTGVRSDLVQSRIDTATAMVSVYRSLAGAPPEPEA, translated from the coding sequence ATGTATAAGCTATTACCCTTGGCTCTGAGTGTGATGCTGACGGCCTGCGCGGTGGGCCCGGATTACCAGGCGCCGGCGCCGGTGCCGCTGGACGGATACAGTCAGGCCCGTGCGCTGGCAACCGACCAGCAGGCAGCCGAAGTGCGCTTCTGGTCGGGTTTTGAGGACCCTCAGCTGGCCAGCCTGATTGACCACGCGCTGGCCGATAACCTGGACCTGCGTACCCTGCTGGCACGTTATCAGGGTGCCGAGGCCCTGTTGCGCGGGGCGCGTCGCGACCGCTGGCCGAGCGTGACACTGGCAGGTTCAGCGGCCGAGCAGCATCTGGCCGAGGTGCAACGCAGCGATCCTGCGCGTGAGCGGGTGGAGCAGTACAATCTGGGCGCAGTTGCCAGCTGGGAGCTGGATTTCTACGGTCGTTTGCAACGGGCGGTTGAGGCCGGTGAGGCGGACCTGCAGGCGAGCGCCGCCGATCTGGCGGCCATGCAGGTGGCGGTTGCCGGGCAGCTGGCAAGCAGTTACTTCGCCCTGCGCGGTCAGCAGCAACTGCTGGCGGTGGCCGAAGAGAACGTCGAGCTGCAGCAGGCCTCGCTGGATATCGTCAGCGCCCGGGTAGACGCCGGTAGCGCCACCGAGTTTGATCGGGTGCGGGCGCAGGCCGAACTGGACGCCCTGCGCGCACTGGTGCCGCAGCGCCAGGCGGCGGTGCAGTTGAGTCTGCACCGGCTGGCGGTGCTCACCGGGCAGCCGCCGGCGGCGTTGAATGAACCCTTGTCTGCGCCCCGGCCGTTGCCGGCGATCAGTGCGCGTATTGCGGTGGGTACGCCGGCTGACGTGCTGCGCCGCCGTCCGGATATCCAGGCGGCAGAGCGGCATCTGGCCGCAGCGACGGCGCGTATCGGCGTGGCGACTGCCGATCTGTTCCCGCGTTTTACCCTTGGCGCACTGCTGGGCTCGGTGGTGGGCCGCGACGGTGACCTGTTCACTGCGGGCGCCGAGTCACGCAGCGTAACGCTGGGTATCGACTGGACTTTTCTTGATGTGGAAGGCGTGCGTGCGCGTATTGCCGCTGCCGATGCCACCGGTGCCGAGCGGCTGGCGCAATACCAGCAGGCCGTGTTGCTGGCGTTGGAAGAAACCGAGAACGGGCTGGTGCGCTACCGCCACGCGCAAGAGCGCAGCCGTTGGCTGCAGGCCTCCAGCGAAGCGGCGCAGGCGGCGGTCGACCAGGCGCGCCTGCGCTACGAGCAGGGCTATATCGACTACTTCGAAGTGCTGGATGCCGAGCAGCAGCTGACCGGTGTGCGCAGTGATCTGGTGCAGAGCCGTATCGATACGGCAACCGCCATGGTCAGCGTCTACCGCTCACTGGCCGGCGCCCCGCCGGAACCCGAGGCATAG
- a CDS encoding efflux RND transporter permease subunit produces the protein MNISRFFVDRPIFASVLSIIIFVVGLISIPMLPVSEYPEVVPPSVLVSASYPGANPKTISETVATPLEEAINGVEDMIYMKSVAGSDGSLALTVTFALGTDPDQAQVQVQNRVSQALPRLPEDVRQLGVTTQKQSPNLMMAVHLISPDDSLDATYIRNYAVLHIRDELARIPGVGQAGLFGAGDYAMRLWVDPQRAASLGVTASDIDAAVREQNVQVSAGQLGAPPMPQGSDLLISINAKGRLDSTEAFGDIVLKTGADGEITRLRDVARIELAAQEDSLRALLNGRQAVALPIFQSPGSNALDVSAAVRGKMAELAEDFPAGLSWEVAYDPTVFVSTSISSVITTLLEAVALVVLVVILFLQTWRASLIPLLAVPVSIVGSFAVLLMLGFSINTLTLFAMVLAIGIVVDDAIVVVENVERNIEQGLAPLAAAHQAMREVSGPIVAISLVLCAVFVPMAFLDGITGQFYRQFAVTIAITTVISAINSLTLSPALAATLLKPHGAAPDLPTRMINRSFGWLFRPFNRFFQRNAERYEGLVGRSLGRRGMVFVAYLLLLGVTVVMFRQVPGGFIPVQDKTYLIGSIRLPEGATLDRTEALARQVSDLALDTEGVANAAAFVGFNALQGTNTPNVGTVFILFDDFDIRERTADEIAAEINGKLGQLKEGFAISFMPPPVFGLGAGSGYSLYIQDRRGNGYGALQQATDGLAMQLSQTPGLSFPITSYQANVPQLDAEVDRLQAKAQGVRLDELFGTLQLYFGAQYINDFNLFGRTYQVRAQADAPFRDEPSDIDSLYVRNGAGEMVPLNTMVSLTPSFGPDPVIRYNGYPAADLIGQSDPSMLSSTETLAMVESVAAKSLPPGMDIQWTDLSFQQVNQGSAALVVFPVALLLVFLVLAALYESWVMPLAVILIVPMCLLAAMLGVWWTGGDANIFVQVGLVVLMGLACKNAILIVEFAREQEMDGVETVKAALEASRLRLRPIIMTSVAFIAGVVPLVLASGAGSEVRNAMGITVFTGMLGVTLFGLLLTPVFYVALRKLAGTSLAVERPAAQQEETANV, from the coding sequence GTGAATATTTCACGTTTCTTTGTCGACCGACCGATCTTTGCCTCGGTGCTGTCGATCATCATCTTTGTGGTTGGCCTGATCAGCATCCCGATGCTGCCGGTCAGCGAGTACCCGGAGGTTGTGCCGCCCAGCGTGCTGGTCAGCGCGAGCTACCCGGGCGCCAACCCCAAAACCATCTCGGAGACCGTCGCCACGCCGCTGGAAGAAGCCATCAACGGTGTGGAAGACATGATCTACATGAAGTCGGTGGCCGGCAGTGACGGCAGCCTGGCACTGACTGTGACCTTTGCCCTGGGCACCGACCCGGATCAGGCCCAGGTGCAGGTGCAGAACCGGGTGTCTCAGGCCTTGCCGCGCCTGCCCGAGGACGTGCGACAGCTGGGGGTGACTACCCAGAAGCAGTCGCCCAACCTGATGATGGCGGTGCATCTGATCTCGCCGGATGACAGCCTGGATGCGACCTACATTCGCAACTACGCGGTGCTGCATATTCGCGACGAGCTGGCGCGTATCCCCGGTGTTGGTCAGGCGGGTCTGTTTGGCGCCGGTGACTACGCCATGCGCCTGTGGGTGGACCCTCAGCGCGCTGCCTCGCTGGGCGTGACCGCCAGCGATATCGATGCTGCCGTGCGCGAGCAGAACGTGCAGGTGTCGGCCGGACAGCTTGGTGCGCCACCGATGCCGCAGGGCTCGGATCTGCTGATTTCGATTAACGCCAAGGGCCGGCTCGACAGCACCGAAGCCTTTGGTGACATCGTTCTGAAGACGGGTGCAGACGGCGAGATAACCCGCCTGCGTGACGTGGCGCGGATCGAGCTGGCGGCCCAGGAGGATTCGCTGCGCGCGCTGCTCAACGGCCGTCAGGCGGTGGCGCTGCCGATCTTCCAGTCGCCGGGCTCCAACGCGCTGGATGTGTCTGCGGCGGTGCGCGGCAAGATGGCCGAGCTGGCCGAAGACTTCCCGGCCGGCCTGAGCTGGGAAGTAGCCTACGACCCGACGGTGTTTGTCAGCACCTCTATCAGTTCGGTGATCACTACCCTGCTGGAGGCGGTCGCGCTGGTGGTGCTGGTGGTGATCCTGTTCCTGCAGACCTGGCGCGCCTCGCTGATTCCGCTGCTGGCGGTGCCGGTGTCGATTGTCGGCAGCTTCGCGGTATTGCTGATGCTGGGCTTCTCGATCAACACCCTGACGCTGTTTGCCATGGTGCTGGCGATCGGCATTGTGGTGGACGACGCCATCGTGGTGGTGGAAAACGTCGAGCGCAATATCGAGCAGGGTCTGGCCCCGCTGGCGGCGGCGCACCAGGCGATGCGCGAGGTCAGTGGCCCGATTGTGGCGATCAGTCTGGTGCTCTGCGCGGTGTTTGTGCCGATGGCGTTTCTGGATGGCATTACCGGGCAGTTCTACCGCCAGTTTGCGGTCACCATCGCGATTACCACGGTGATCTCGGCGATCAACTCGCTGACCCTGTCGCCGGCGCTGGCTGCCACCCTGCTCAAGCCCCACGGCGCTGCGCCGGATCTGCCGACCCGCATGATCAACCGCAGCTTCGGTTGGCTGTTCCGCCCGTTCAACCGCTTCTTCCAGCGTAACGCCGAACGCTATGAAGGGCTGGTCGGCCGCAGTCTGGGTCGTCGCGGCATGGTGTTTGTGGCCTATCTGCTGCTGCTGGGCGTGACCGTGGTGATGTTCCGTCAGGTGCCGGGCGGCTTTATTCCGGTGCAGGACAAGACCTATCTGATCGGCAGCATCCGTCTGCCCGAAGGCGCGACCCTGGACCGTACCGAGGCGCTGGCGCGTCAGGTCAGCGACCTGGCGCTGGACACCGAGGGTGTCGCCAACGCGGCGGCTTTTGTCGGCTTTAACGCGCTGCAGGGCACCAATACGCCAAACGTCGGTACCGTGTTTATCCTGTTCGACGACTTCGACATCCGCGAGCGTACGGCTGATGAGATTGCCGCCGAGATTAACGGCAAGCTGGGCCAGTTGAAAGAAGGCTTTGCCATTTCCTTCATGCCGCCGCCGGTATTTGGTCTGGGCGCGGGATCGGGTTATTCGCTGTACATTCAGGATCGCCGCGGCAACGGCTACGGCGCCCTGCAGCAGGCGACCGACGGGCTGGCGATGCAACTGAGCCAGACGCCGGGCCTGAGTTTCCCGATCACCTCCTATCAGGCCAATGTGCCGCAACTGGATGCCGAGGTGGACCGTCTGCAGGCCAAGGCCCAGGGCGTGCGGCTGGATGAACTGTTCGGCACCCTGCAGCTGTACTTTGGTGCGCAGTACATCAACGACTTCAACCTGTTTGGCCGGACCTATCAGGTGCGCGCGCAGGCTGATGCGCCCTTCCGTGACGAGCCAAGTGACATCGACAGCCTGTACGTGCGCAATGGCGCGGGCGAGATGGTGCCGCTCAACACCATGGTCAGCCTGACGCCGAGCTTCGGCCCGGACCCGGTGATCCGTTACAACGGTTATCCGGCGGCGGACCTGATCGGTCAGTCCGATCCGTCGATGCTGTCGTCCACCGAAACCCTGGCCATGGTTGAGTCCGTGGCGGCCAAGTCGCTGCCACCGGGCATGGATATCCAGTGGACCGATCTGAGCTTCCAGCAGGTCAATCAGGGCAGCGCCGCGCTGGTGGTGTTCCCGGTTGCCTTGCTGCTGGTGTTCCTGGTGCTGGCGGCGCTGTATGAGAGCTGGGTGATGCCGCTGGCGGTGATCCTGATCGTGCCCATGTGTCTGCTGGCCGCCATGCTCGGCGTCTGGTGGACCGGTGGTGACGCCAACATCTTTGTTCAGGTGGGTCTGGTGGTGCTGATGGGGCTGGCGTGCAAGAACGCCATTCTGATTGTCGAGTTTGCCCGCGAGCAGGAAATGGACGGCGTGGAGACCGTCAAGGCGGCGCTGGAAGCCAGTCGCCTGCGCCTGCGCCCGATCATCATGACCTCGGTCGCCTTTATCGCCGGTGTGGTGCCGCTGGTACTCGCCTCGGGCGCTGGCAGCGAAGTGCGCAACGCCATGGGCATTACCGTGTTTACCGGCATGCTGGGCGTGACCCTGTTCGGGTTGCTGCTGACCCCGGTGTTCTATGTCGCGCTGCGCAAGCTGGCTGGCACCTCGCTGGCCGTCGAACGCCCCGCTGCGCAGCAGGAGGAAACAGCCAATGTATAA
- a CDS encoding cupin domain-containing protein, whose protein sequence is MDVGARLKTIRKLKGLSQRELAKRAGVTNSTISMIEKNSVSPSVSSLKKVLSGIPMSLVDFFSLELEQDSQRKVIYRADELLDIGSNEVTMKLVGKGHPNRAFAFLNETYPPGSDTGPDMLNHEGEEAGTVVSGQLEVTVGSEVYVLETGDSYYFDSNQPHRFRNPFDAPCVLISATTPANF, encoded by the coding sequence TTGGACGTTGGTGCCCGTCTCAAAACCATTCGTAAACTCAAGGGTTTGTCCCAGCGTGAACTGGCCAAGCGCGCCGGCGTCACCAACAGCACCATCTCCATGATCGAGAAGAACAGCGTCAGCCCCTCGGTCAGCTCCCTGAAAAAAGTGCTCTCCGGTATCCCCATGTCGCTGGTCGACTTTTTCTCGCTGGAGCTGGAGCAAGACAGCCAACGCAAGGTGATTTACCGCGCCGACGAGCTGCTCGACATCGGCAGCAATGAAGTGACCATGAAACTGGTTGGCAAGGGCCACCCAAACCGCGCCTTCGCCTTCCTCAACGAGACCTACCCGCCGGGTTCTGACACCGGCCCGGACATGCTCAACCACGAAGGCGAAGAAGCCGGCACCGTGGTCAGCGGCCAGCTGGAAGTGACCGTAGGCAGCGAGGTCTATGTGCTGGAGACCGGCGACAGCTACTACTTCGACAGCAACCAGCCGCATCGCTTCCGCAATCCGTTTGATGCGCCCTGCGTGCTGATCAGCGCGACCACACCGGCGAACTTCTAA